The DNA segment GGTAATGGCAGTGATCGGGGTTAATACTTTGTCTGCCCACTAGGCACCCAAGGGGTCTTAGTAAAGCTTTATCTCCACGTCCACACCAGATGCTAGATCCAGCTTCATGAGCGCGTCGATTGTTTGTTGCTTTGGCTCTAGGATGTCGATCACACGCTTGTGCGTCCTGACCTCAAACTGCTCACGAGACTTCTTGTCTACGTGCGGGCTCCGAAGAACGGTGAAGCGGTTAATCCCAGTTGGAAGCGGGATGGGTCCTGCTACACGAGCTCCAGTCCTTTTTGCACGCTCTACAATGTCGGCTGCAGATTGATCGAGCAGGCGGTAATCATAGCCTCTTAGACGGATGCGAATCTTCTGGCTTTCCATAGTTTCCGGTTTCCCACTCAGTTAGCGGAAAGGTATCATATGACCTGTTATTCTTATGGGTAAGCTTATTGAGAGGGCGTATTAGCGAAAGGCACTACCAGGTAGTGTTTTCGGCATTGGCTTGCTCGCAGCAGGCTTACCTGAGGAGTAGGCTTGTAGATCAGATGGGCGGATGTGTCAATGCTTAAGCTTGAATTTTTGAGTGTCTCACTGTTGATTTTTTTATCTTCGATTTCTCTCGTGAGATGTGTCAGTCATGAGCGAGTTGAAACTAACGAATCCAAAAGCTTTAATTTGGGTTCCGTAAAGCCTGGCCAGCGATCAGAGTACGTGGTGTTACCTGGTGGTCGGACATACGCCGTTCTTAAGACCCAGCCCCCTACTGGGTTTTTTGTTGCTGAGATCAAACTATACGAAAAAGACACGGAAATTAGTTCGTCGCTCTGGTTGGATGCCCGCCGCAATGGGGAGCGATCTTTCACAATGATTAGCGAAAGCTTACCTGTGACGGAGCTTGATAGTTCCCGGCCGCGGTTGACCTGGTTGGGGGATATCTGGCGTGGCAATGACCGGCAATGGTTAGCACCCGAACGTAAGGATGTTCAGGCCGTTGTAGTCCACAGGATAACTGTGAGTCACTCCGGGAGCCCCGAAGAGGCTTGTCCCGTGCTGATGTTTGGTGGCGAAAGCGAACTATATACTGTAAGCAGAGGCGGTGATGGTCAGTCCACGATCGAACTTGTTCAAGTGTCTTCCGCTATGCGAAGTCGTGATCAGGCCGATGCTCTGATGAGGG comes from the Deltaproteobacteria bacterium genome and includes:
- the rpsJ gene encoding 30S ribosomal protein S10, giving the protein MESQKIRIRLRGYDYRLLDQSAADIVERAKRTGARVAGPIPLPTGINRFTVLRSPHVDKKSREQFEVRTHKRVIDILEPKQQTIDALMKLDLASGVDVEIKLY